The region CATCCTTCTACCTACGTATATACTCAACTATTTCTCCTCCGCCGTAGCCAAACCAGCAAAGTCTGGTCTCTCTGACCTTTGATTCTGATGAAACTTTGAGGGCTTATACATGATACTCTGGAAGTATGGTCTAGAGGTGTGGCATGAGAGTTGAAAAATAAACAGGCCAAAATAATATATGCTTTGAATTAACCCTCCCGCAGTctgatatgaataaataaagataGCTCACTCATCTCTTTATTCGCAAGGGGTTGTTGAATGTCTTGTGCCTTAGGTGTCACATGGGACGCAAACACTGAGCACTCAAGTCCCAAATTATGTTTAAATTCATTATTTCTACAATGGAACTGCTTCACTACGTTCCATACAAAGAAAACAGGAACACATTACCCAACCTATCAACGGTTACTTCATAAAGTACATACATATTGGCAAGCTTGTGCGAAACACAGGCACACTTAAGTTTTTGCTGCCAAGGTCATGatgcaaaaatgtgttttccaATCAACAGTATCATTAACCATTCaagaaaaggaaaacatttcaaattttagAAGTCCCAACTCAAACTGGCTACAAATCAGAGAAACTCATACACATTATATCATGTAATCATTTACAAATCAATGACATCACTTCACATGACGCATATGATATCAGTTCAGATAAAATCACTTCAGCAATTTTGTCAATCACGTAAATGAAGGGTTCTTACACCTTGTGTTCATGTACATAtcaattcatgtacatgacatCACTTAATTTTATTAACTCATTAGATTACAGTTCAGATAAAATCACCACAGAAATGTTTTCAAAGTGCCAATTCCAATTACTGGtacattttgtaatttcattGGTGAATGATAATTGCACCTAGCTTGTTACTTTGGAGGCACAGTAGACATAACCAAATCTTCATTGTTGCCCACTACAAACTAAATGTCTGACCTCCACGCCACTGCGATTCTGCATCATCATAAAACATGACAATAAAATAGTGCGTGGAACTTGCATTAAATTGTTTATCTAACTATTTTCCATTTGTTACTGGAGAAAATAGACTCCACACTTGACAGCCATCATATTtggactaaaaaaataataaagatcagtggcgtagccaggaattttttcaGTAGGGGCGCGTCCACAGGAAAAacaatcgaacatcacccacgccgttcgctgatcgttaaaacaacatccgggtccgggaggcaaacgctgaatggataacatcgcgcacatagaatagcgcaagcacattcgcgcaaaaccgaaagaaaaaaaacggcatgaaaatgaagaatcgaaaaagctcgatttttttttcaaccgggacgcagggagtcctaaccggggcgccgccctggctcgccccggcttggctacgccactgataaAGAtcccaaaaatatttacatgttTTTTGCACCAACGAATTGAACGTCTGGGCCATCATACTGGCAGTAAGCGTCATACTTGGGCCGTAAGGCTACAGTAAGTTACTGTAGTAGATTGTGAGTGCCACCTTGTGGAAGCATTGGGTTAACAAGCAGAGTCTATTTTTTAATGACCATGTATCATAAATTACATACAGCATTAAACTCGATTAAATGGTATTGTGTTACATTAACATTCCGCCAGTTTATTGGATATAATAATTTTTGAAGCTGATGGGTACAGGCAGTACAGGCAGTTTAAGTGTACTGGGAGTTCTTAATTTAATGGTTGTGCTGTTATTTCAAAAACAGGAAATGACACAGCGGATATTTTTCACCATCCGAAATACATCCATACACAAATAATtgcacaaataataataataataataattcattatatttgtatagcgcttttcaagaacccaaagacgcttatcTCAGTATAtgtgtttatttgatttttgaGGTACATTTGCAATAGTGAAATTGATTGGTtccaaaagtttaaaaataccTTTGAAGTCCATCAGTCTTTGGGCGTGGAGCTGGACCATACTTCCAGAGAACTAGCCATATTTAAATTTCACTTGTTACACAGCTGACATGGGCATATGGAGAAACCTTTGCCACAGCCCCTCAAATCTCCCATGAACACACTCACAATTCAAATGATGATGAAGTGAAAGCAGCAAATGGGAAAATTCAGAAGAAAGAGACAGCTGAAATGAAACTGAAAATTACAAAATGTCGGCCTACAGGCCAGGGTTAATCAATGTGTTAGATGTGTAAGATGTTGGTCACTAATTTTTAAGAAACATCTTAATCTCATTACAAACAAAATTGATTGTCCTTAACTGAATTTAACAAATtgctcatggaaaaaaaaacatgttccaACTCACTCTGCATGGTAATTTGTCTTTTCATCTTTAATCCTGAGCATGTTTTCAACAAGGAGTTTTCTGAATGAGGAGTAGATGGTTTGCCTCTTGAAGAATTACCTCCTTGGCTCCATGATGTACGAACTACTTCTTCAAGAACATGCAAAAGTTCTGCACCTCGGCTTCTTCTTATTTCCCTTCCAACTTGTCCCCTTTTTGGGTCACCACAGTGTGTCATAAATTTCCATCGAAGTCTGTCTCCTGCATGTTCTTACACACGCCTCTCAATTCTTCCCTCACGACATCTATCGACCTTCTCTTAGGTCTTCCTCttgctttctttccttttttcctcttttccatACCGATCAGCCTTTTACGACTATAGTCACTATCTCTCCGCTGGACACCTTGACTGTCCCAGTGATATGCTCATTTCTAATCCGAGCCATACTGATACTGGTGACGCCTAAAGAAAACTTCTGCACCTTAATTTCTTTGCCACCTATGCCAGCTATGCTTCCTTTCATTCCTATCAAAACCACTATCTCCAAATCGTACATTGCGGCCAGTCTTTGTGCAcgtgagttctcctcgatcgtaaTGGCGGccgtttacatcccaccacacgcacgtgcgatcGAAGCAACGcagctgctggctgaccaggtaacagaaaaAACTACCAAACTCACTGATCATTGTTTTGGGTGATTTTAACAGAGCCAACCTCACACACAAACTCCTCAAATACAGACAGCACATAACGTGTCCCTCCAGTGGGACacagacactggaccactgctactccATATTAAAGGACGCATACCGCTCTGTGCCcggtgcagctttaggactctcagaccactgtctagttcatctgatcccaacctacaggcagaaattaaaaacttctaagcctgtggtgaggactgtaaggaaatggacagtggagtcaaagcaTGACCTCCaggcctgctttgactgcatcgattggggtgtttttgaagctgcatcttcagacctgcatgaactcaccgATACGGTCACATCAGCTTTTGTGAGGACTtctgtgtgcagactaagaccttctgcacatacaacaacaacaaaccgtGGTTTACACCAAACCTCAGGATGCTGCGCAAAGCCAAGGAGGAGGACTACAAGAGTGGGGACCGAGAACTGTTCAGGCAGGCCAGGAAGACACTGACCCGAGAGATCAGGAAAGCTAAGAGGAGCTATGGGCAGAGTCtagagagacacctctctgccaatcctgatcgcTCATCAGTGTGGAAAGGCCTACAGAGCATCAAAGGCTTCAAGAGACCTGTGGAGAACCCAATGCttccaaaccagctaaacagattttactgcaggtttgaaCGGTCCAGCCACACAACGAGATCTACTGCATTACAATCGACTTCCACACCTCCCCCGACAACCCCCCTGTTCACACCTCCATCGCTGTTATCATCTGCTCTCGCTCTTTCAGATCCGCAAGCAGGAGGTGtgtcagatgttccggagacagaAGGTCAGGAAGGCACCAGGCCCAGACGGCATGTCCTCCTCCTGCATAAAGTTTGTGCTGAAcagctggcacccacctttgcctggatcttcaaccgttccctggagctgtTTGAGGTGCCCTCGAGCTTCAAAAGCTCCACCATCGTACCGGTGGCCAAGAAGGATCGATTACTGATCATTCATACTGTACCTGTGATGGATTGAATGATTACAGACCTGTcgccctgacatctgtggtcatgaaatcctttGCGAGGCTAGTGTTGAGCCACCTGAAGGAGATCACTgctcgaccccctgcagtttgacaccccaggaacgtacgccagaatcctgtttgtggacttcagcttaaaaaatgcttaaaaaaggcggggttttttgtcttgaaacggattaattttttttcccattatttgtaatgggaaaaatatgtTCGGAATTTGACTGATTCGTTTCTTGAACCACCTTCTGGAacagattgtggtcaaaaatcaaggtttgactgtatttttgctattcttgttaaaatcacacatgtgaactggaaatgacaataataacacagtgaaagccaaattgagcaaattggctatttcagaagtctgtgtcaaactggtagccctttgccttaatcagtacccaggaagtagctctcggtttaagaaaggttggtgacccctgctctacaccAACAATTGCTCCTTaggcgactcttctgtgaagctcctgaagtatgcggacgacaccactctcatcggagtGATCTGGGACGGTtttgagactgcgtacagataggaggtggagcggctggctCCAccggtgcagccaaaaccacctggagctgaacccgctcaagaccgtggagatgactgTGGACTTCAGGAGAGAGCCTTTGCCACTTCCACCCCTCACCATCCTCAGTAATGCTATTCCTGCCACATACACCTTCAAtttcctgggatccacaatctaccgggacctgaaatggacgggccacatagactctgtccggaagaaggcccagcagaggttgtactttctgagacagatcaggaagttcaacctgccacaggagctgctgaagaccttctacactgccatcatccagtcgaTCCTCTGCATATTGGGCACTGTAATGTCTCAAACCTCTAATGTCCTTGTTTAGTAATTTAAATTTTATCTAGGAGACGTTTGTCTCCAGTAGATGGCAACAAACACCACATTTTAAACTTCTCCACCCAGGCCATATAAGGTAATGCCAGCTGTTCATTGTCTGACAAACTAATGGTGGTTATAGCTTTGACTTTAAAACTCTTTGGACCAAGACTGACATGCACAGTAGAAACAGGCCCATGCAGAAACATGGGTGGAAGAGAATCGCATAAAATACTGTTATAAGGCAATAAGATACCAGAGcaaattgtgtgcgtgtgtgtgtgtgtgtttatagaaTGATATTGTACTGAACTTTAGTCACTGGAGTTCTTGTATTATACAGGCAAGCAGATTGATGATATGAAAGTTGCGTGAATTTTGTGGAAAGTTAAGAATTATTCAAAAATGACTGGCTATTCCCAAATTGTGTCACGTGAAAAAATTAATTactaatgacaaaggtttgtttgttttttcaaagaAAATGAAGCTTTCCTCTTCCAACTCTATTTGAAATACTAAATATACATAGTATGGTACAATATTCACATATAATTGGAAGAGAAGTAATTGgaggaaaaactaaaataatagaATAGTGCCATAGGTTGTCTGAATGGGAAACACCGATTTGATGCCCAATGAAACATGAAGCAATATTGAGTAAACAGTTTTGATTAGCATTCAAAAGTACTGCAAAGTGGTTCAAAGTATTAATAAAGTCATTTGAATGTATTGGTAAAGTTGCTTCATCCACCATCATTCCGTACATGCAGACTCAAGATGaattttaattatatatttaatatgtgCATGTTTCATAATCTGTATAGTGCCCTTTTTTAAGTACTTTCAGTATGTGCATCTTTACTTTCTTTTTCTGAAGCCTCTCTCTCTCATGATCATGTAGTTTGCCATTCAGtcaacatatatatatttttttactgttgACTGGTGGTCTCAGCTCTGCAGGCCTCATAGAAACACCCGAAGCTCATGAAGAACAGGGTCAAAAAAGAGGAGGAGTGGAAATAACTGCCCATTACAAGGTATGTGTACAACTGTATAACCTTCCTTGGGTTAGAGTTAAGGTTTCTACACCTGTTGAATATTTAAGAGTCATTTGCATCACCGTTCTAATTTATTGTCAAAGTGTTCCTTCAAGAGTAACACCGAGCCAACAAATACCTTGAGTTCCTTATAGCTTGCACACTTGCCGTCTTCATTCTACATAAACAACCAGTCCTCATTGCTCGGCACACCAAGGGTAATTTGACGAGGACAGACGTGCTTCCTAAAATAACTCTGATACCCCGCCTGGAGCTTCTGTCCCCCTTACAACAACTCCCTGCATGCCAGGGAGTGGTCCAGAGACGGTTTGGCAGAGAGCTGGGCAGTAGAGTGGACAACGTTGAGGTGTCACTTATTACAAAAGAAGATACAAGTACGCAAGTTGTCGAGAGGATTCTTGGTTGGAGCTATGAGGGTGGGAGCTGCAGCCTTAGCTGGGGGTATATTTGGAGCATTAGGGACCATATGTTTCTTTTTGGCCTTTGGTACGGACTACTGGTTGGTGGCCAGTGACAACTGTGGACCTTACACATGGCCCACAATAGGAGAAACAGATGCCAACAGGACCGAGGTAAGACATGTACTGTGTGAAAATtgcttgtaaaaaaagaaaaacaatggatGGACTGTAAAGTAGTCAGTGTAGTGTTTGAGTACTATGTTTTTTGGGgaggcttttttttaaaaattgtggGCGTACATGGATAGAATCAATTATGCAGGCATGCTAAATCTCGCACTGTAGTGTTCACAATACTGCAATGCTACACAAACCTGTGCAAATGTTCCAGCAGCGTTCAGGAGTCCTGATGGCGCAACACTATAAATGTATACAGCAGTGTGAATAAATCTTGACTTGTTGTTAAATTGATGCTATAATGATTACAGAATATAATTTTTAACTAGAATGTCACCCAGTGGGACACACATGCCATTAACAGAAGTGGGAAAAATAGTTTATATTGTGCTCTAcaaatttgtttttgctgtttgaAAATTGCCGTAACTGTTGCACCCAAATTGTGGAATTCACTTCCATTAAAGTAAAAGTGAAGTAGAAACggattgttttgttgttgttttactcGTGTTAATTTCCTGTTATTATGTATTATACAGGTATcgtgtatatagtatatataatgTAAGAAATTGACActccaagttttttttatttatttaaataatgacGCCAGAATAAAGCATGTCAAATTTTCTTCCACCATTGATTCTACATTTCAGATGTTGCATCTGTACAAGTCGATTAAAAAAAGTCCTTTTGAGAGATCAATCCCTggccatttttttccttttgtctgTTAATCATCATCTCGTGTCATCTAGTTTTTGGTAACGTTGACTGTTTGCTGTATTTTCTCATTCATCTTGATGATGACTGCCTTGATTGGAAACTAACATaagaacaggggtgtgtatgTGGAGTGGCGTCATTGATAAATGATACAGGCTAAAATGGTGAAAATATTAAAGCGAATGACTTTTTCCTTGAACCACTTCTTTACAAAGAtttacatgttttgttttttgtgtgctaattaattgaatttgtcttactatttttttgttttactgtgactgctgttaaaaaaaaggtaATTAATAGAATAATGTTAGTTGTGATGCAAGACTCTTATTTTTAGTTTATTAATGTTTTAGTTGCCTTTCACTCAGTGCCTTATTTTCCTGTTACCCGCGTAAATATGTATGAACTACTGTGCTTTTCACATTCATGTATTCTCCTGTCAAATCTTCTGAAACAGCCACCATGGACAAGTTGGCAAAGAATGTGGTGTACCAAAGAGGCATGATTCATTGACAACGATGACTACATGGAAATTATAGAACATTAATTTTTTGTGACACTTGTGAATGTCATTTAAATCCATGAAAAGATTAAGCACACTTTATATTTGAAACAGCCTTATATAGAGGATGCTGTGTAGTTGGGAATCAGAAATATACTTGCTAAATTTACACTTTGAAGAacagcatgctttttttttattcagtatgCAATAAATCCAATATGAGTAATTAAATCAGAATTTTGCATTTATGAGTTCATGCATGTTCCATGGCCCAACTTTCTttctatatatatttaattcGAGATTCATGTAAACTTTCCTAGATTATGTTTTTTTAgtctagatgatgatgatgatgatgatgagaaaaCTTCATCTCACAGCGGGGAAATTAACTTGTCACAACAACGTACAAGAGTGCAAGAATAGtgccaaatttaaaaaaggatAATAGATAAGATAGAAAAGATAATAATATTCCCATATTGGCAACAAAACAATAAGTAATAATATTTAGAAATATCATTTGAGGTTCAGTTCGGCAATTTGTGGATTTTATTTTCTGAAACATCACGGCTATTAAATATAACGcatggaaaataaaattcaacacAGTGTGCCAACCGCATAAGACTATggtaaagaagaaaataaatacaacatacATAACATACAAGTACAagacaatataaataaataaaaagtctcTGATCTTTCAAATACATTTGATTGTTTTCTGGAAGTCTCTTCGAAAATTATTTGTGGGCATGTTGAGTGGCAAGTTTTGAAAGTGGATTCAATCGTAGAGTGTAATGTAATGATGCAGCTTCCTGGGGACATTGCTTGTCATGGAGAGGTGCATGTGTGCGACCAGAACAGCCTGCAAATGCAAGCATATTTCCTGATACGCACGGAGGAGAATATGGCTCTAACGACACCCATTAACGGGAGCTACTAGTGCTGAAAAGTCTTTCATTTTTCCATGAGAGGTTGATTAAGGTTTCTCTGAGTCATCAATCATATTTTTCAACAAGTTGGTATGAGCATGCATGTTTCATAAATTCTTCTTGAAAACTGCACAAACTTCTCAATCAGAACCACATTGGAGGCCTTGGAATTTTTTAGGTCGTGATGTGGGCCCTCAGAGCAGCTGCACAGCCACATGTTGACTCACTGACAGATATTTCGGCTGTCGTGTCTTTATTTGACAACTGATGTCAGCTTGTCTCTTTTTATTCTTCAGCTGGAGTTTGTGAAAGCAGTCACCATCTCTCCTGCGTCTCTCACCCTCCACCATGAAGGCTTTTTTTGGCGTTGTGTGTTCCAGGTGGAATCCACCGCAAATGAAGTCTTGGCAACGTTTTTCAGTATGTAAAAGATTTTACAACGGGGCTTGTTTTGATCAGTATCCTGCTTTATAATAGTATAAAACAAAGTAAAGTAAAATAGGGCAGTaatctgtacaaaataaaaaaatacaactattAATAATACTTACATTTTTACAGGAGAGGAGTGTGCAAAATCTATGATAGCAGCAATAAAGTGAATGTGAACAGTTTGGAAATATAAAGTGCAGATCAATGCAATAAAGTGAATGTGAACAGTTtggaaataaaaagagcagatcAATGTCTCACTGTGTCActaacgatggagtccccagaaggagtgctctccagcacttcttccaaggactccaaaaaggacgggggtactctgagctgcggTTTGATGCATAGACACAACTGTCAGGAcctgtccccccacccgaaggcggtgGAAGGCTActctctcgttcaccggggtgaaccccaatgcgcaggcgcccagccggggggcaataggtatgcccacacctgcttgacgcctctcactgtgggcaactgcagagtggaagagagtccagcccctctcaagagggcttgtaccacaacccaaactgtgtggaggcaagtccgactacaTGTCTAGTtggaacctttctgcctcgcacactaACTCGGGCTCCTTCCCTGCcaaagaggtgacattccatgtcccaagcgCCAGCTTCTGTAGCCGGGGATTGGACCACTAAGGTCTTTGGCCACCGGCCAGCTCACTTAGCACTTGACCCCTTTGGCATAATGTGTGTGCTTTTAAATGCTTGTTTCGAACTTATCATTGCATTCTAATAGAAGTGTGAAACTAATAGAACGATTCTATTCCCACATGTTCATTTTACACAGTGTACCTTTAAGGTTACGGTTACATAGAAGCGCCTCTTCTATATCGCCTAAACAATTCTCTCATCTATTGAAATCAACAGCATATGTCAATAGACACGTTCttctttttcaaatgtttgcataCAAATGGTGACTTACATAATTCTGCAGAACACGTCTACGATAATGGACAAAAGACATATAGTTTTCTTATATCTCTACCATTGTTCAGTCCAGTGCCAATATTTTCTCTCTCGTCTCATTCACCATGCCATAACAAAGGTTTGTGGGAATTTGAACATGAAGTTGCTTTTGCAAAAATATGCAAATTCCACATGTCCTACTCGTTGATATGTCAGCATAATTGGAATAAAAATGATTGCTAATGAAAAGCAAAGCTAATGGTGGTGTAAGACTTGCACTATACACAATGATTAATACATTTACAATTTATTCCACCACCTCTCAATGTAAGGTTTATACCATACAGCAGTTTTTTTAgactttgttttcctttttcttgtAGCAAACCAACCAGAATCCAAGGTGTGTGTCCATGGCTACCTCTTTCCATTACCAATCGCACTTGGACCAGTACCTCATCCCAGTTATGATGCTACAGCAGGTGGTGAACATTTAAATCATGACAATATTTACATTTGCTGAGAACATTACCGGTAGCTTCGATGAACATAATATTGCCAGTCCAAAACACCACCAACAGATTGGATTGTGATGAGTGGTGTGTTTGTTTCAGTGTTTCGAGGTTTCTGGACAGTGTTTATGATCCTTGCACTGGCCTCTGCTCTGACTGGAAGCTTCCTACTGGTCTGTGGAATCCCCTTCATCAGCCATAAACTCTACAAGCTGGGCGGAGCCTTTCTCATCATTTCTGGTAAAATAATCTTCAGCTATGCAAAGAACACAATTCGAGTGCTGTATGAAATATACTATACACTATAaatagacaaaagtattgggatgATTGGACACACTCATGCAGATTACTCACTGTTGTTATAATGACTGTAGGTGTAAACATTGCTACCATTGTAATAATAAAGACAGAAAAGGTCTTATAACATCGGTCGCCTGATGTATATTTATTTCTCTGCAGCGTGCCTGTTCCTCTTTGTGGTGCTGCTTTTCGTACTTTGGATGGAGGTGGTGGATGTGGAGCGTTACATCCTCCAGGAGAGAGGGGAAACATGTATCGATATGCAGGTTTCGCTGCTCTATGGCCTGTCGTTCATGGTGGCTGCAGCTGGCGTGCCCCTGCAGCTCCTCTCGGGGTTGATCTTCATGCTTGTGGGACGAGCGTTACTTGCCAACAAGTGAGCAAGGCCATCTGGTGTGGAAAATGAGACAACTGACCTTTTTGTGTCCATCAAGGAGATTGAGCATTGATTCGTTCAAAATCACATCATTGTCCTTCAAAGGCATTGCTGCAGAGACATTTTTTTAGAAAGGAGTAGACCAGAATGTAAATTGACTCTGCACAACCTCCTCCCAAAGGGCCTTCCGCATTTGTCACTGTCAAGATGTAGAGAGAAATTAGAACCTAATTTGATGATGTACAAGCAGCCGAAAAGAGGTGAACCATTTGTAGATGACAATTTGTTCATCAATGTACTGCTTATTTAATTCAAATTtgactgctttttattttttttaagttcctTTTCCTCTATTAAAATGATTGGAATTTTctcacattttattttagttatttGTAACCTGTGACATAAATGTACTCATTAGAATTTCACATCAATGtcaggaataataataataaatcagttGCTCAATCAGTTTTATCTAGCTACTCTCTAGCTATCCGTATCGTTTTATAAGAAACACAAGACGAGTTTTAAAACGTGCAGTCCAATTAATCATCAACAATGAGGTAGCTAATGATggacaaatgaagcttcaagatgattcatgaacccgtTGTCGTGTTAACTtagacctctagatggcactctgtTCACCAAAGAGGTGAAAGCCCACCGACTTGCCATTTCCTAAAACCCTCactttaaaccaacattgccatctagaggagccgaaaaatacaacaactggttcgtgaagcttcattttcccaacagctaatggttgttcgtctctgcgtgctctgcgattggctggcaaccagtttggGGTGTCTCCCACCCattgactgctgggatagtcTCCAGCGCGCCCGCAACTTC is a window of Syngnathus typhle isolate RoL2023-S1 ecotype Sweden linkage group LG1, RoL_Styp_1.0, whole genome shotgun sequence DNA encoding:
- the LOC133162266 gene encoding transmembrane protein 182-like; protein product: MRVGAAALAGGIFGALGTICFFLAFGTDYWLVASDNCGPYTWPTIGETDANRTELEFVKAVTISPASLTLHHEGFFWRCVFQVESTANEVLATFFTNQPESKVCVHGYLFPLPIALGPVPHPSYDATAVFRGFWTVFMILALASALTGSFLLVCGIPFISHKLYKLGGAFLIISACLFLFVVLLFVLWMEVVDVERYILQERGETCIDMQVSLLYGLSFMVAAAGVPLQLLSGLIFMLVGRALLANK